A genomic segment from Lignipirellula cremea encodes:
- a CDS encoding MIP/aquaporin family protein, with translation MASSTVEPPLVTQPEVAQVAKYSAGQLFLAEALGTFLLVLFGCGSVHAAVLTGAQAGLWQVAIVWGVAIMAAIYVTGAVSGAHINPAITLALAVWGKFSWSKVPLYITAQMVGAFLAAAALFVAYGPYLAAKEEQQQVVRGGPGSIITAMCYGEYFPNPGYLAAGEEPLSAAELEKFPTFVSPPVAFGVELLGTAILALVVFAVTDPRNAGAPAANLAPVFIGLTVAALISILAPLTQACFNPARDLGPRLFAFLAGWGPAAIPGPNGIGFVTVYLVAPILGAIVGAGVYEWGIRPRHDSSISG, from the coding sequence ATGGCGTCGTCGACGGTTGAACCCCCGCTGGTGACCCAGCCCGAAGTCGCCCAGGTAGCGAAATACTCCGCAGGGCAATTGTTCCTGGCGGAAGCACTGGGCACTTTTCTGCTGGTCCTGTTCGGCTGCGGCAGCGTGCATGCGGCCGTACTGACGGGCGCCCAGGCTGGATTATGGCAGGTGGCGATCGTCTGGGGCGTTGCCATCATGGCCGCCATTTATGTGACGGGCGCCGTCAGCGGCGCCCATATCAATCCGGCGATTACCCTGGCTCTGGCGGTCTGGGGCAAGTTTTCCTGGTCGAAGGTTCCCCTTTATATTACTGCACAAATGGTCGGCGCTTTCCTGGCGGCGGCCGCCCTGTTTGTGGCTTATGGTCCTTATCTTGCTGCAAAAGAAGAACAGCAGCAGGTCGTTCGCGGCGGGCCGGGCAGCATCATCACGGCGATGTGCTACGGCGAGTACTTCCCCAACCCAGGATACCTGGCAGCCGGCGAGGAACCGCTCTCGGCCGCAGAGCTGGAAAAATTCCCGACGTTTGTGTCGCCTCCGGTAGCGTTCGGCGTGGAGCTGCTGGGGACCGCGATCCTGGCGCTGGTAGTGTTCGCCGTGACGGATCCACGGAACGCCGGAGCGCCGGCAGCCAATCTGGCTCCGGTCTTTATTGGACTGACGGTCGCCGCGTTGATTTCGATCCTGGCGCCGCTGACGCAGGCCTGTTTTAATCCGGCCCGCGACCTCGGACCACGGTTGTTTGCTTTCCTGGCGGGCTGGGGCCCGGCGGCCATTCCCGGACCGAACGGGATCGGCTTCGTCACCGTGTATCTGGTCGCGCCGATCCTGGGCGCGATTGTCGGCGCCGGCGTGTATGAGTGGGGCATTCGCCCTCGCCATGATTCCTCGATTTCTGGTTAG
- a CDS encoding transposase encodes MPSAARAEIVAAGEVGFYHCISRCVRRACLCGDDGVTGRNFDHRKEWVRQRIGLLAQVFAIDVCAYAAMSNHLHLLLRIRPDLAEKWTAEEVASRWLKLSGSATAEQIETLARNEKRIAELRTRLASLSWFMRYLKEYIARRANAEEEVSGRFWEGRFTSQALLDEAAVLACAAYVDLNPIRAAIAETLEESDFTSVQQRIEERSAGDSRRPSSVVRLCQIDERDGGFLPLTRDGYLSLLDRIARLHRPGKPGVTPAALPPVLERLNLSPDELLGFNPRFHRGNRVAFLN; translated from the coding sequence ATGCCAAGCGCAGCGCGGGCGGAGATTGTGGCGGCGGGGGAAGTGGGCTTTTATCACTGCATTTCGCGGTGCGTTCGCCGAGCCTGTTTGTGCGGCGATGACGGCGTCACCGGGCGGAATTTCGACCACCGCAAGGAATGGGTCCGGCAGCGGATCGGGCTGCTCGCCCAGGTGTTCGCCATCGACGTATGTGCTTACGCCGCCATGAGTAACCACCTGCATCTGCTGCTCCGCATCCGGCCCGATCTGGCCGAAAAGTGGACCGCGGAAGAAGTCGCCAGCCGCTGGCTCAAGCTGTCCGGCTCGGCCACCGCCGAGCAGATTGAAACGCTCGCCCGCAATGAAAAGCGGATCGCCGAACTGCGGACGCGACTGGCCAGCCTGTCCTGGTTCATGCGGTATCTAAAGGAGTACATCGCCCGGCGGGCCAACGCCGAAGAGGAGGTCTCTGGCCGTTTCTGGGAGGGACGCTTCACCAGCCAGGCCCTGCTCGATGAGGCGGCCGTGCTCGCTTGCGCGGCGTACGTCGACCTCAATCCAATCCGGGCGGCCATCGCCGAAACCCTGGAGGAGAGCGACTTTACGTCCGTCCAGCAGCGGATCGAAGAGCGGTCGGCCGGCGATTCCCGCCGCCCATCGTCTGTCGTGCGGCTTTGCCAGATCGACGAGCGCGACGGCGGCTTCCTGCCGCTCACGCGTGACGGGTATCTGTCGTTGCTCGACCGGATTGCCCGTCTCCACCGGCCAGGCAAGCCGGGCGTCACGCCGGCCGCATTGCCGCCAGTTCTCGAACGTCTGAATCTGTCGCCGGACGAGCTACTCGGCTTCAACCCCCGCTTCCATCGCGGCAACCGCGTGGCGTTTCTCAACTAA
- a CDS encoding DMT family protein — MPVIVQTVLLLILSNLFMTFAWYAHLKDQGGKPLLLAVLASWGIAFFEYLIQVPANRIGFTELSLGQLKILQEIIALAVFVPFAVLYMKQTLSLNYLWAACCLAGAAYFIFKK, encoded by the coding sequence ATGCCTGTGATTGTCCAAACGGTGTTGCTGCTGATACTTTCCAATCTGTTCATGACTTTCGCCTGGTACGCTCATTTGAAAGACCAGGGCGGGAAGCCGTTGCTGCTGGCCGTGCTGGCCAGCTGGGGGATTGCATTTTTTGAGTACCTGATTCAGGTGCCGGCGAATCGAATCGGCTTTACCGAATTGAGTCTGGGACAGCTGAAAATCCTGCAGGAAATCATCGCGCTGGCGGTGTTTGTGCCGTTTGCCGTGCTCTACATGAAGCAGACGCTCAGCCTCAACTATCTCTGGGCCGCCTGCTGCCTGGCCGGAGCGGCGTACTTCATTTTCAAAAAGTAG
- a CDS encoding formylglycine-generating enzyme family protein, protein MDNAIDKPRTMINPPDGLTLIYIPGGEFVMGHLQFGIERPPHRVRLSPYWLGHTEVTNAAYRTFTRETGYAASQYDQDDGFNADDQPVVGVDYADAAAYCKWAGGRLPTEAEWEFAARGSDERLYPWGDEPPRPDRAVYGKLRSDTATTQPVGSKPGDCSPFGLLDMAGNVLEWCADWAGPYPIDGGVTIDPQGPEQGTSRIMRGGCYRHHAITLRAPQRLYTLPNQKRNYAGFRLAKDAD, encoded by the coding sequence ATGGACAACGCAATTGATAAACCACGCACCATGATCAATCCGCCCGATGGGCTAACGTTGATTTACATCCCCGGCGGCGAATTCGTCATGGGGCATCTTCAGTTTGGCATCGAACGCCCGCCTCATCGCGTCCGACTCAGCCCCTACTGGCTTGGTCATACCGAAGTAACCAACGCGGCCTATCGCACATTCACACGAGAGACGGGCTACGCAGCGTCGCAATATGACCAGGACGACGGCTTTAATGCAGACGATCAACCGGTCGTCGGCGTCGACTACGCCGACGCTGCAGCGTATTGCAAATGGGCCGGCGGACGCTTGCCGACCGAAGCCGAGTGGGAGTTTGCCGCACGAGGCTCCGACGAACGACTTTATCCATGGGGCGACGAACCTCCGCGACCCGACCGGGCCGTCTACGGGAAACTGCGATCGGATACGGCCACCACGCAACCGGTGGGCAGCAAACCGGGCGACTGCAGCCCCTTTGGCCTGCTTGACATGGCGGGCAATGTCCTGGAGTGGTGTGCGGACTGGGCAGGCCCGTATCCAATCGATGGCGGAGTCACGATCGATCCGCAAGGACCCGAACAGGGAACTTCGCGAATCATGCGAGGCGGGTGCTATCGGCATCACGCCATCACCCTGAGGGCGCCGCAGCGACTCTACACGCTTCCCAACCAGAAGCGTAATTATGCCGGTTTTCGACTGGCAAAAGACGCTGATTAA
- a CDS encoding SDR family NAD(P)-dependent oxidoreductase — protein MPNNLKLSKDSSDSSADGRFAGKTFLITGGSDRGIGGAVAERLAKEGARIAIASLHEPARLMRKLARLTTEAAFFPCDITDNSQVKATVAAVAEKFGQLDTLVNNAGVEIARPFEEFTEDQWEGLLDVNLHGAIRMTRACLPHLANGGVIVNVTSALAFGGCASFSIYSASKAGLVGLTQSLAMELSPRKIRVVCVAPGLVATPMTYKHIDHLDDDAKRQIADSHPLGPGLPHDVAAAIAFLASDDARWITGVTLPLGWLQQYRLPVDHFLKAA, from the coding sequence ATGCCGAACAACTTGAAATTATCGAAGGATTCCTCCGACAGTTCAGCGGACGGCCGTTTTGCCGGCAAAACGTTTCTCATCACCGGCGGCAGCGACCGCGGGATTGGCGGGGCGGTGGCGGAGCGTCTGGCCAAAGAGGGCGCCCGGATTGCGATCGCTTCGCTCCATGAGCCGGCCCGACTCATGCGGAAACTGGCAAGATTGACGACCGAGGCGGCGTTCTTTCCTTGCGATATTACCGATAACAGCCAGGTCAAAGCGACCGTCGCGGCCGTCGCCGAAAAGTTTGGCCAGCTCGACACGCTGGTGAATAACGCCGGGGTGGAGATTGCCCGACCGTTCGAGGAATTCACCGAGGATCAGTGGGAAGGCTTGCTGGATGTCAATCTGCACGGAGCCATCCGGATGACGCGGGCCTGCCTGCCGCACCTGGCGAACGGCGGAGTGATTGTGAACGTAACTTCCGCCCTGGCTTTCGGCGGGTGCGCCAGTTTCAGCATTTATAGCGCCAGCAAAGCAGGTCTGGTGGGACTGACGCAGTCGCTGGCGATGGAGCTATCGCCGCGAAAGATCCGAGTGGTGTGCGTCGCGCCGGGTCTGGTCGCCACTCCGATGACGTACAAGCATATCGATCACCTTGATGACGACGCCAAACGGCAGATCGCAGACAGTCACCCTCTGGGACCGGGCCTGCCGCACGATGTGGCTGCGGCGATTGCGTTCCTGGCTTCCGACGACGCCCGCTGGATCACCGGCGTCACCTTGCCGCTGGGCTGGCTGCAGCAGTACCGGTTACCGGTCGACCATTTTTTGAAAGCGGCCTGA
- a CDS encoding ArsR/SmtB family transcription factor, which translates to MDLLPISSPSCASLLKVLADETRLAVLQQLLEGPLHVAEINEKLEIEQSLLSHHLKVLRDAGLVVAQRDGKAVLYRMAPDAKVTRSGKAINLGCCQLSFE; encoded by the coding sequence ATGGATCTTCTTCCGATTAGCTCGCCTTCCTGTGCTTCGCTGCTCAAGGTGCTGGCGGACGAAACCCGTCTGGCGGTCCTTCAGCAGTTGCTGGAAGGGCCGCTGCATGTGGCCGAGATCAATGAGAAACTGGAGATCGAACAGAGCCTGCTTTCGCACCATTTGAAAGTGCTGCGGGACGCCGGGCTGGTTGTCGCGCAACGGGACGGCAAGGCGGTGCTCTACCGCATGGCGCCCGACGCGAAGGTGACGCGATCGGGAAAAGCAATCAATCTGGGATGTTGTCAGCTGTCGTTTGAGTGA
- a CDS encoding transglutaminase-like domain-containing protein has product MRVRLTVGSLLLMLLGWCGHVTAAEPDASPLDPHQAYQARRLDPVTYEVDFTVVVTAPYHTKKLKVWLPLPTTDAAQEVKGSKLTTFPTRVEPQIGTEPVFGNRFAYFEFDHPQGGQLIRHRFQVKVWELRWDIDPQKVQAVDEWPTAFAPYLRGEGQAVVVNEGVTQLLDKIVPQRTSGYQDLSTVMQWVDSNFIYDHGKSSLQASSVHALETRRGHCSDYHGFCAAMGRALGYPARVTYGINPFPKNSPSHCKLEVFLPPYGWVSFDVSETQKLAALIREDGSLSDESRQELLRSASRRLLSGYRDNTWFLQTRGSDYDLVPAASQKVAVIRTIYAEADGEPLPEPDPAAADQREFSWMTIHKYVPDREIVYPFKNWSRLASPSQANPPAVDADHQ; this is encoded by the coding sequence ATGCGAGTGCGACTTACGGTTGGTTCACTACTCCTGATGCTGCTCGGTTGGTGCGGTCACGTAACGGCTGCAGAGCCCGACGCGAGCCCGCTGGATCCCCATCAGGCGTACCAGGCCCGGCGGCTGGACCCGGTGACCTACGAGGTCGACTTTACCGTGGTCGTAACGGCCCCCTATCACACCAAGAAACTGAAGGTCTGGTTGCCGCTGCCGACCACCGACGCTGCGCAAGAGGTCAAAGGAAGTAAGCTCACCACCTTCCCGACCCGGGTGGAGCCGCAGATCGGGACCGAACCGGTTTTCGGCAATCGGTTCGCCTATTTTGAGTTTGATCATCCGCAGGGCGGCCAGCTGATTCGGCATCGGTTCCAGGTCAAGGTCTGGGAGCTGCGCTGGGACATCGACCCGCAAAAGGTCCAGGCCGTGGACGAGTGGCCCACGGCGTTCGCCCCTTACCTGCGCGGGGAAGGACAGGCCGTGGTTGTGAATGAAGGCGTCACCCAACTGCTCGACAAGATCGTGCCGCAGCGCACTTCGGGCTACCAGGATCTGTCGACCGTGATGCAGTGGGTCGATTCCAACTTCATCTACGATCACGGCAAGTCCTCGCTCCAGGCCAGCTCCGTGCACGCCCTGGAAACGCGTCGCGGGCACTGCAGCGACTATCACGGTTTTTGCGCCGCCATGGGGCGAGCGCTCGGTTATCCGGCCCGGGTGACGTACGGGATTAACCCGTTTCCCAAAAACTCGCCGTCGCATTGCAAGCTGGAGGTTTTCCTGCCGCCGTATGGCTGGGTCAGCTTCGACGTTTCCGAGACCCAGAAGCTGGCGGCCCTGATTCGCGAGGATGGTTCGCTGTCGGACGAGTCACGCCAGGAATTGCTCCGCTCCGCGTCACGGCGGTTGCTGTCGGGATACCGCGACAACACCTGGTTTCTGCAGACCCGCGGCAGTGACTACGACCTGGTCCCGGCCGCCAGCCAGAAGGTCGCCGTGATTCGCACCATTTATGCCGAAGCCGACGGGGAACCGCTGCCCGAGCCCGACCCGGCAGCCGCCGACCAGCGCGAGTTCAGCTGGATGACCATTCACAAGTATGTCCCCGATCGGGAGATCGTTTACCCGTTCAAAAACTGGTCCCGTCTGGCCAGCCCCTCCCAGGCGAATCCCCCTGCGGTCGACGCCGACCATCAATGA
- a CDS encoding iron-containing alcohol dehydrogenase: MRTTWNFYSAGQLLFGSGSVRQIGELTQRRQLRRVLVVTDQVLLDVGIVDQVREPLQQAGVEVELFTESCAEPSLQVADAAITAAKSFQPDAIIGLGGGSNMDLAKITAAVCSHGGAPADYFGFDKVPGPVLPLICVPTTAGTGSEVSHAAVLTDEANQIKVSTLSNYLRPALAIVDPLLTLSCPTSVTADSGIDALTHAIEAYTATDFSVLEGTDDGPCAYEGRYPLGDVLAEKAIALVGQHLITAVQEPKNQQAREGMSLAATLAGMAFSNCGVALVHALEYPLGGALHCSHGAGNGLLLPYVMRFNLPERTETFGRIAQLLGEETGGLAPIDAAEKAITAVEKLRQAIGIPARIRDIGGQESQLAGFAQKAFAIKRLLAVNPRRANEADLVSIYRDAL; encoded by the coding sequence ATGCGTACTACCTGGAACTTTTATAGCGCCGGACAGCTGCTCTTTGGCTCCGGTTCTGTGCGACAAATTGGCGAGCTCACTCAAAGACGACAGCTCCGCCGGGTGCTGGTCGTAACCGATCAGGTCCTGCTGGACGTCGGAATCGTCGACCAGGTGCGCGAGCCGCTGCAGCAGGCAGGCGTCGAAGTCGAACTGTTCACCGAGAGCTGCGCCGAGCCATCGCTCCAGGTGGCCGACGCCGCGATTACCGCCGCCAAATCCTTCCAGCCCGACGCCATCATCGGCCTGGGCGGCGGCAGTAACATGGACCTGGCGAAGATCACTGCCGCCGTCTGCAGCCACGGCGGCGCGCCGGCTGACTATTTTGGCTTCGACAAAGTGCCGGGGCCCGTGCTGCCGCTGATCTGCGTGCCGACCACCGCCGGCACCGGCAGCGAAGTCTCCCACGCGGCCGTGCTGACCGATGAAGCAAACCAGATCAAAGTCAGCACGCTGAGTAACTACCTGCGTCCTGCCCTGGCGATCGTCGATCCGCTGCTCACGCTGTCCTGCCCCACCAGCGTCACGGCCGACAGCGGCATCGACGCGCTCACGCATGCCATCGAGGCGTACACGGCGACCGACTTCTCCGTGCTGGAAGGAACCGACGACGGCCCTTGCGCCTATGAAGGCCGTTATCCACTGGGAGACGTGCTGGCCGAGAAGGCCATCGCGCTGGTCGGGCAGCATTTGATCACAGCCGTTCAGGAACCGAAAAACCAGCAGGCTCGCGAAGGGATGTCGCTGGCGGCGACGCTCGCGGGCATGGCGTTTTCTAACTGCGGCGTCGCTCTGGTGCATGCGCTCGAGTACCCGCTTGGCGGGGCGTTACACTGCTCGCATGGGGCCGGGAACGGTCTGCTCCTGCCGTACGTGATGCGGTTCAACCTGCCCGAACGTACCGAGACTTTCGGCCGGATTGCCCAGTTGCTGGGAGAAGAGACTGGCGGCCTGGCGCCCATCGATGCGGCTGAAAAAGCGATCACCGCCGTGGAGAAGCTGCGTCAGGCGATCGGCATACCGGCCCGCATCCGCGATATCGGCGGCCAGGAATCCCAGCTGGCGGGCTTTGCCCAGAAGGCGTTCGCCATCAAACGCTTGCTGGCCGTCAATCCGCGCCGGGCCAACGAAGCCGATTTGGTCTCCATCTATCGAGACGCACTGTAG
- a CDS encoding sulfatase family protein: MKTGVLNRSGLPFRLLPLFAVPLAALAVGAGWGQATLAAEKASRPNIVMLLADDLGYQDIGCYDGPVKTPSLDGLAAKGTRFTDFYSGCAVCSPSRAVVLTGRHHIRTGVYSWINDGSQNSHLLEREITLAEILKKAGYATAHVGKWHLGLPTKERNKPTPKEHGFDYWFATANNAMPSHKNPSNFVRNGEAVGKIEGYSCQIVVDEAIHWLENHRDPKAPFFLNCWFHEPHAPIAAPDDLVQNYGEVADKAAVYSGTIDNTDRAIARLLAKLAEIDSPENTLIIYASDNGSYRDDRTGGLRGAKGQNWEGGIRVPGIFCWPGTIAAGHVETMPAGVVDILPTVCGLLGLESPTDRHLDGSNLAPLLTGKPSEFERRQPLFWHLQKSRPIVAMRDGDYSLVADPDYPLSTNNMFQEAWIPEIRAGGYTNFQLFNLAEDRQQKHNLAAEQPELLERLKKKLLEINASIMADAHDWR; this comes from the coding sequence ATGAAGACTGGTGTCCTGAATCGTTCGGGTTTGCCCTTTCGTTTACTTCCCCTTTTTGCGGTGCCGCTGGCGGCGCTGGCTGTTGGCGCGGGCTGGGGTCAGGCGACGCTGGCGGCGGAGAAAGCCAGTAGGCCGAATATCGTTATGTTGCTGGCGGACGACCTGGGCTACCAGGATATTGGCTGCTACGACGGGCCCGTGAAGACGCCGTCGCTTGATGGTCTGGCGGCGAAAGGGACGCGGTTCACCGACTTCTATTCGGGCTGTGCGGTCTGCTCGCCTTCCCGCGCGGTCGTGCTGACCGGGCGGCATCATATCCGCACTGGCGTTTACAGCTGGATTAACGACGGCAGTCAGAACTCCCACCTGCTGGAACGGGAGATCACGCTCGCCGAGATTCTGAAAAAGGCCGGCTACGCCACGGCCCATGTGGGCAAGTGGCACCTGGGCTTGCCGACGAAAGAACGGAACAAGCCGACGCCGAAAGAGCACGGTTTTGATTACTGGTTCGCTACGGCCAACAACGCCATGCCCAGCCATAAAAACCCGTCCAACTTTGTCCGCAACGGCGAAGCGGTGGGGAAAATCGAAGGCTACTCCTGTCAGATCGTTGTGGACGAAGCGATCCACTGGCTGGAAAATCACCGTGACCCGAAGGCGCCCTTCTTTTTGAACTGCTGGTTCCATGAACCGCACGCTCCGATCGCGGCGCCGGATGACCTGGTGCAGAACTACGGCGAGGTGGCTGACAAGGCGGCCGTTTACTCGGGGACGATCGATAACACGGATCGCGCGATTGCCCGATTGCTGGCCAAATTGGCTGAAATCGACTCGCCGGAAAATACGCTGATCATCTACGCTTCCGACAACGGCAGTTACCGCGATGACCGCACGGGCGGCCTACGGGGCGCCAAAGGGCAGAACTGGGAAGGCGGCATCCGTGTGCCGGGCATCTTTTGCTGGCCCGGGACGATTGCGGCTGGTCATGTGGAAACGATGCCGGCTGGCGTGGTCGATATTCTGCCGACCGTCTGCGGCCTGCTGGGACTGGAATCGCCGACCGACCGCCATCTGGATGGTTCGAACCTCGCTCCGTTGCTGACGGGGAAGCCGAGCGAATTCGAACGCCGTCAGCCGTTGTTCTGGCATCTGCAGAAATCGCGTCCGATCGTGGCGATGCGCGACGGCGACTACTCGCTGGTCGCCGATCCCGACTATCCGCTGTCGACGAACAATATGTTCCAGGAGGCCTGGATCCCCGAAATCCGCGCCGGCGGCTATACCAACTTCCAGCTATTTAACCTGGCCGAAGACCGCCAGCAGAAGCACAATCTGGCGGCCGAACAGCCCGAGCTGCTGGAACGGCTGAAGAAGAAACTGCTGGAAATCAACGCCAGTATTATGGCCGACGCCCACGACTGGCGTTAG
- a CDS encoding DUF1501 domain-containing protein, giving the protein MKCFDPLAPLPVSMANRREALQIGGLAALLGLGGMDLRLDAAATGRGGSFGQAKSVIILSLYGGPPHQDTFDMKPDAPQEIRGEFEPIDTSVPGIRICEHLPLLSRLAHRYALVRSITHQDGGHYEALYTCLTGWPCPRRSPSGTPEPTDYPHLGAMMDFVRPAPTATPPFALLGGIHINGIGQDGGFLGSGFNPLLVSQSADDPDFQPPEGLSISSEADDALRFSGRQSLLKSFEKAGSKLKRSRSVQGYETMRHRAMELIADASVPKAFDINSEKDAVRDRYGWFPVGQNLLLARRLAEVGVPVIHVSYDPAAGWDSHSNNFSGLKSRQLPSLDQGLSALIEDLQERGMLDQTLVVAWGEFGRTPKINAKAGRDHWPHCYSALLAGGGVRGGVVHGESDRTASYPSKDPVGPWDIVGTILHCVGIDPSLRIMHPFQGRRIDVCQGREIQEIV; this is encoded by the coding sequence ATGAAGTGTTTTGATCCGCTTGCCCCGTTGCCCGTTTCGATGGCGAACCGACGTGAAGCTTTGCAGATTGGCGGACTGGCGGCGCTGCTTGGATTGGGCGGCATGGACTTGCGACTTGATGCGGCTGCGACGGGACGCGGCGGCAGTTTTGGGCAGGCGAAGAGCGTGATCATCCTTTCCCTGTATGGCGGACCGCCGCATCAGGATACGTTCGACATGAAGCCCGACGCTCCGCAGGAGATTCGCGGCGAATTTGAACCGATCGACACGTCCGTTCCCGGGATTCGCATTTGCGAGCACCTGCCGCTGCTGTCCCGACTGGCGCATCGATACGCACTGGTGCGTTCGATCACCCATCAGGACGGAGGGCATTATGAGGCGTTGTACACGTGCCTCACCGGCTGGCCATGCCCGCGACGTTCTCCCAGCGGAACGCCCGAACCGACGGACTATCCCCATCTGGGAGCGATGATGGATTTTGTGCGGCCAGCCCCGACCGCCACCCCGCCATTTGCCCTGCTTGGCGGAATTCACATCAACGGCATTGGGCAGGACGGTGGCTTTCTGGGTTCAGGCTTTAACCCGCTGCTGGTGAGCCAGAGCGCCGACGATCCGGACTTTCAACCGCCGGAAGGGCTGTCGATTTCAAGCGAGGCGGACGATGCGTTGCGATTTTCCGGTCGCCAATCGCTGCTGAAGAGTTTTGAGAAGGCGGGCAGCAAGCTCAAGCGGTCCCGAAGCGTGCAAGGCTACGAGACGATGCGTCACCGTGCGATGGAACTGATCGCCGATGCCTCCGTGCCAAAAGCGTTCGACATCAACAGTGAGAAGGACGCTGTTCGTGATCGCTACGGATGGTTTCCGGTCGGCCAGAATCTGCTCCTGGCCCGCAGACTGGCAGAAGTCGGCGTGCCGGTGATCCATGTCAGTTACGATCCCGCTGCGGGCTGGGATTCGCATAGCAATAATTTCAGCGGTCTCAAAAGCCGTCAATTGCCGTCGCTCGATCAGGGATTGTCGGCCCTGATCGAGGATCTGCAGGAACGAGGCATGCTCGACCAGACGCTCGTTGTGGCCTGGGGAGAGTTCGGCCGGACGCCCAAAATTAACGCCAAAGCCGGACGTGATCACTGGCCGCATTGCTATTCGGCCTTGCTCGCAGGCGGCGGCGTGCGCGGCGGGGTTGTCCATGGAGAGTCCGACCGGACCGCTTCTTATCCGTCGAAAGACCCGGTAGGCCCCTGGGATATTGTCGGAACCATTTTGCATTGTGTGGGCATCGACCCCAGCCTCCGGATCATGCACCCTTTCCAGGGCCGGCGGATTGACGTTTGCCAGGGTCGCGAGATCCAGGAAATCGTTTAG
- a CDS encoding GTP-binding protein, translated as MTPIRFVMIGGFLGAGKTTTVARLARMYQAQGKKVGIVTNDQATDLVDTQSLRAQGFQVGEVAGACFCCNFNELTATVDRLAEADRPDVILSEPVGSCTDLVATVIRPLQQLLGAVFDIAPYGVILKPSHGLRILSGREQAGFSPKAEYIFRKQIEEADFIMLNRIDALPPAEIDELTALLKDQFADRPILRMSALTGAGFDELFEFLGQSGHFGRRLIDMDYDTYAEGEAELGWLNSSLTVSATDPFALDALLLGIVEQLRVRLQARGAETAHLKTIGIADGAHGVANLVSSWTPAELSLPSDGQVKEASVIVNARVAIDPVELEQDVRAAVDAAAAPLQATAVFGQTQSFRPGRPVPTHRLLEVNE; from the coding sequence ATGACGCCTATTCGATTTGTAATGATTGGCGGCTTCCTTGGAGCCGGTAAAACAACGACTGTCGCCCGCCTGGCACGCATGTACCAGGCCCAGGGGAAAAAGGTCGGCATTGTCACCAACGACCAGGCCACCGATCTGGTCGATACCCAGTCGCTCCGGGCGCAAGGGTTCCAGGTGGGCGAAGTCGCCGGCGCCTGTTTCTGCTGCAACTTCAATGAGTTGACCGCCACGGTGGATCGTCTGGCCGAGGCCGACCGGCCGGATGTGATTCTTTCCGAACCGGTAGGCAGTTGCACCGATCTGGTCGCTACGGTCATTCGTCCCCTGCAGCAGTTGCTGGGCGCCGTGTTCGACATTGCTCCTTATGGCGTGATCCTGAAGCCGAGTCACGGTTTGCGGATTCTTTCCGGCCGGGAGCAGGCGGGATTCTCGCCCAAGGCGGAGTACATTTTCCGGAAGCAGATCGAAGAAGCCGACTTCATTATGCTGAATCGGATTGATGCCCTGCCGCCGGCGGAGATCGACGAGCTGACGGCCTTGCTGAAGGACCAGTTTGCCGACCGGCCGATCCTGCGAATGTCGGCGCTGACCGGCGCTGGCTTTGACGAGCTGTTCGAATTCCTGGGCCAAAGCGGCCACTTCGGACGGCGGCTGATTGACATGGATTACGACACGTACGCCGAAGGCGAAGCAGAGCTGGGCTGGCTCAACAGCAGCCTCACCGTCTCGGCGACCGATCCGTTCGCACTCGACGCCTTGCTGCTGGGGATTGTTGAACAGTTGCGCGTTCGACTGCAGGCCCGTGGTGCGGAGACGGCCCATTTGAAAACGATTGGCATCGCCGACGGTGCGCATGGCGTGGCGAATCTGGTCAGCAGCTGGACGCCGGCTGAATTGTCGCTGCCGTCCGATGGGCAAGTGAAAGAGGCAAGCGTGATCGTCAACGCTCGGGTGGCGATCGACCCGGTCGAGCTGGAGCAGGACGTGCGCGCCGCGGTTGATGCGGCCGCGGCCCCGCTGCAGGCGACCGCCGTCTTTGGGCAGACGCAGAGCTTCAGGCCGGGCCGTCCCGTGCCGACGCATCGACTGCTTGAGGTCAACGAATAG